In one Cronobacter dublinensis subsp. dublinensis LMG 23823 genomic region, the following are encoded:
- a CDS encoding DUF3592 domain-containing protein, with product MAEVFFTLTSIVLVITGIYFIISFQMERAAKFKAAAIRVDARILEMRYSSSSDSGSVTYKMKVTFTTDRGPETAVGSATLSPPDMIYVKDHKTIPTYYLKDNPQKILIAADEIPDLLSQ from the coding sequence ATGGCCGAGGTATTTTTCACTCTCACCAGCATTGTCCTGGTCATTACGGGTATTTATTTCATTATCTCATTTCAGATGGAAAGAGCAGCAAAGTTCAAAGCCGCGGCTATCAGAGTCGATGCCCGTATCCTTGAAATGCGCTACTCCAGCTCTTCTGACTCCGGCAGCGTGACGTACAAAATGAAGGTGACCTTCACAACGGACAGGGGCCCGGAAACGGCGGTGGGTTCCGCCACGTTGTCGCCGCCGGATATGATTTACGTGAAAGATCACAAAACCATTCCGACCTATTACTTAAAAGACAATCCGCAAAAAATATTGATAGCCGCGGATGAGATCCCCGATTTGCTGTCGCAGTAA
- a CDS encoding autotransporter serine protease produces the protein MSAVAIALGLAGVGQAAASNYIEQGKAGDAASWRSSEYNAEWGLGAIHADEAYAAGYTGKGIKLGIFDQPVYALHPEFSGTNKVINLVTEGIREYTDPYIPVKKGDAFRYDGTPSVDSDGELGAHGTHVGGIAAGSRDGGAMHGVAFNAQIISAENGDPGPEDGIILGNDGAVYEAGWHALMDSGARIINNSWGIGITEKFDQGGKDPAYPHFTVADAQAQFDQIKQILGTKPGGAYQGAIDAARSGIVTIFAAGNDYNLNNPDAIAGLAYFVPDIAPNWLSVASVMKDPASANSIPYTISTFSSRCGYTASFCVSAPGSRIYSSVIEGTSPETLTTDYANYSGTSMAAPHVAGSVAVLMERFPYMTGEQIAQVLKTTAVDMGDPGIDALYGWGMIDLSKAIHGPGMFYTVADIPEEFRVPDPDGVAYGSSQFIADIPGIGEVVEAGTNLARTCSDIQCAMDVWSNDISGHGGLTKQGAGALWLTGASTYTGPTLINDGLLVVNGSVTSDVTVQQQGVLAGNGTVGSLTAARGGTVAPGNSIGTLNVNGDVTFQPGSRYAVEVSPDGRSDVINATGAIALNGGEVAVSLENSSNLLSQAEVRSLLGQQYNILSATNGVTGQFDSVAPDYLFLGTSLGYAGGQVQLDVARNDTTFASVANTANGRAVAGALEALGAGNPVYESLLATGSVAQARQAFRQLGGQIHADIASAQINDSRYLRDTVNERLRQAEGLTSVSPVAADDGGAWAKLLGAWDHASGDENATGYQASTYGVLLGLDSAYADDWRMGVATGYTRTSLDGGYGANADSDNYHLAVYGGKQLGELALRAGAGYTWHRFDTSRSVRFGTQSDHSDAKYNARTEQFFAEAGYQLAAGMVSVEPFANVSYVNFENNRINEQGGATALRADKQHTDATFSTLGLRSGLEWDATAETTVALRGEVGWQHQYGELDRGTGLKFKGSSTPFVTNSVSASRDGTVLKASAEVALNRNAHLSLGYSGLVSENYQDNSVNAGFSWNF, from the coding sequence ATGAGCGCGGTGGCAATAGCCTTAGGGCTGGCCGGTGTCGGACAGGCGGCGGCCAGTAATTATATTGAGCAGGGCAAAGCGGGCGACGCCGCCAGCTGGCGCAGCAGCGAATATAATGCCGAATGGGGCCTCGGCGCTATTCACGCCGATGAAGCCTACGCGGCGGGATATACCGGCAAAGGTATTAAGCTGGGTATTTTCGATCAGCCGGTTTACGCGCTGCACCCGGAATTCTCCGGCACCAATAAAGTCATCAACCTGGTGACAGAAGGGATTCGTGAATATACCGACCCGTATATTCCGGTGAAGAAGGGCGACGCCTTCCGCTATGACGGAACGCCCTCTGTGGATTCCGACGGCGAGCTCGGCGCGCACGGTACCCACGTAGGCGGTATCGCGGCTGGCAGCCGCGACGGCGGGGCGATGCATGGCGTAGCGTTTAACGCCCAGATTATCAGCGCCGAAAACGGCGACCCTGGCCCGGAAGACGGCATTATTCTTGGCAATGACGGCGCGGTGTATGAGGCGGGCTGGCATGCGCTGATGGACAGCGGCGCGCGCATCATCAACAACAGCTGGGGCATCGGCATTACAGAAAAATTCGATCAGGGCGGCAAAGATCCGGCCTATCCGCACTTCACGGTTGCTGACGCGCAGGCGCAGTTCGATCAGATAAAACAGATCCTCGGCACCAAACCCGGCGGCGCGTATCAGGGCGCTATCGACGCGGCCCGCAGCGGCATCGTCACTATTTTCGCCGCCGGTAATGACTACAACCTCAATAACCCGGATGCGATAGCGGGGCTGGCGTACTTTGTGCCGGATATCGCGCCGAACTGGCTGTCTGTCGCGAGCGTGATGAAAGATCCGGCCTCCGCCAACAGCATTCCTTACACCATCAGTACGTTCTCCTCCCGCTGCGGTTACACGGCGAGCTTCTGCGTCTCGGCGCCGGGCAGCCGTATCTACAGTTCGGTTATCGAAGGCACCAGCCCTGAGACGCTCACCACCGATTATGCCAACTACAGCGGCACCTCGATGGCCGCGCCGCACGTGGCGGGCAGCGTGGCGGTGCTGATGGAGCGCTTCCCGTATATGACCGGCGAGCAAATCGCCCAGGTGCTGAAAACCACCGCGGTGGATATGGGCGATCCGGGCATCGACGCGTTGTATGGCTGGGGGATGATCGATCTTAGCAAGGCCATTCACGGGCCGGGCATGTTCTACACCGTGGCCGATATTCCTGAGGAATTCCGCGTCCCGGATCCGGACGGCGTCGCCTACGGCTCGTCGCAGTTTATCGCCGATATCCCCGGCATCGGAGAGGTCGTGGAAGCGGGCACGAACCTGGCGCGCACCTGTAGCGATATTCAGTGCGCGATGGATGTGTGGTCGAACGATATCTCCGGCCACGGCGGCCTGACCAAACAGGGCGCGGGCGCGCTGTGGCTGACCGGCGCGAGCACGTACACCGGCCCGACACTGATCAATGACGGCCTGCTGGTGGTTAACGGCTCTGTGACCTCTGACGTGACCGTGCAGCAGCAGGGCGTGCTGGCGGGCAACGGGACCGTTGGTTCGCTGACGGCGGCCCGCGGCGGTACTGTCGCGCCGGGCAACTCCATCGGCACGCTGAACGTCAATGGCGATGTGACCTTCCAGCCTGGCTCGCGCTACGCGGTGGAAGTCTCGCCGGACGGGCGCAGCGACGTGATTAATGCCACCGGCGCGATTGCGCTGAACGGCGGCGAAGTGGCGGTCTCGCTGGAGAACAGCAGCAACCTGCTGAGCCAGGCGGAAGTGCGCAGCCTGCTGGGTCAGCAGTACAACATTTTGTCGGCGACCAACGGCGTGACCGGCCAGTTCGACAGCGTGGCGCCGGATTATCTGTTCCTCGGCACCTCGCTGGGCTACGCGGGCGGACAGGTGCAACTGGATGTGGCGCGTAACGATACGACTTTTGCAAGTGTTGCCAATACGGCCAACGGTCGCGCTGTCGCGGGGGCGCTGGAGGCGCTCGGCGCGGGCAATCCGGTGTACGAAAGCCTTCTCGCCACTGGTTCGGTCGCGCAGGCGCGTCAGGCGTTCCGCCAGCTCGGCGGGCAAATCCACGCGGATATCGCTTCGGCGCAGATTAACGACAGCCGCTACCTGCGCGATACGGTCAATGAGCGTCTGCGTCAGGCGGAAGGGCTGACCAGCGTTTCGCCGGTGGCGGCCGATGACGGCGGCGCGTGGGCGAAGCTGCTGGGTGCGTGGGATCACGCCTCCGGCGATGAGAACGCCACCGGGTATCAGGCTTCCACGTACGGCGTGCTGCTCGGGCTCGACTCCGCGTATGCCGATGACTGGCGCATGGGCGTCGCGACCGGCTATACCCGCACGTCGCTTGACGGCGGCTACGGCGCGAACGCGGACAGCGATAACTACCATCTGGCGGTCTACGGCGGTAAACAGCTCGGCGAGCTGGCGCTGCGCGCAGGCGCGGGCTACACCTGGCACCGCTTCGACACCAGCCGTTCGGTGCGCTTTGGTACGCAGTCGGATCATAGCGACGCGAAATATAACGCCCGTACCGAGCAGTTCTTCGCGGAAGCGGGTTATCAGCTGGCAGCGGGGATGGTCAGCGTTGAGCCGTTCGCCAACGTCTCTTACGTGAACTTTGAAAACAACCGCATCAACGAGCAGGGCGGGGCGACGGCGCTGCGTGCCGACAAACAGCACACCGACGCGACGTTCTCCACGCTTGGCCTGCGTTCCGGGCTTGAGTGGGACGCCACCGCCGAAACGACCGTGGCGCTGCGCGGTGAAGTGGGCTGGCAGCATCAGTATGGCGAGCTCGATCGCGGCACGGGCCTGAAGTTCAAGGGCAGCAGCACGCCGTTTGTGACCAATAGTGTGTCAGCCTCACGCGACGGCACGGTGCTGAAAGCGAGCGCGGAAGTCGCCCTGAACCGCAACGCGCATCTGTCGCTCGGCTACAGCGGGCTGGTTTCAGAAAACTATCAGGACAACAGCGTCAACGCGGGCTTCAGCTGGAACTTCTGA
- a CDS encoding diguanylate cyclase, translated as MRIATITNFAYGATVALTLASGVVLMMASSADKEERAAVRQSAAFDRLTETVEQETYALTELARVYVVDRRAEDLAAWQAKKAQDDNDEAHLARLRDVGASPEELDHLREGMALAHELEDEQQQAVDAVARGDNERAMQLLFGVGYEHELDKMDFQFAHFRSLLDQRTSAAIQQATDASMRLRTLSEIMVGLTALLFLFVLGFILKRRILQPVVKLSDVVNRLATQDYDVEAPLLQQVDEIGDMAQAIHIFRENGLARQRLEQERDADWAIRRLLSRMTQRLQGSESRHDIIELTRLFAPQIAPGLAGRLYVLDSRDNLMTCVARWLDVSGGDTAFTPDECWALRRGQMHSPGRDLVDIPCKHLSAFAATKAICVPLIAQNETIGLLSFEKINEDREPPYVYLELMAETLALALANQKLRDELIEKAMYDPLTGMRNRYHLEEALHACISQAEASGAPVSCLMIDIDYFKTLNDQYGHDAGDAALKEIARAMRATLSDTAQAFRYGGEEFLVLLPGMAETQAHALATRILHQVSGLSLRYNSQEIGPVSVSIGLATWPDHARRENLVKNADIALYLAKEMGRSRIVVANRLKPTA; from the coding sequence GTGCGCATCGCAACAATTACCAATTTTGCCTATGGCGCGACGGTCGCGCTGACGCTCGCCTCCGGCGTGGTGCTGATGATGGCTTCCAGCGCTGATAAAGAAGAGCGGGCGGCGGTGCGGCAAAGCGCGGCATTTGACAGGCTGACGGAAACGGTCGAGCAGGAGACGTACGCGCTCACCGAGCTGGCGCGCGTCTATGTGGTGGATCGCAGGGCGGAAGATCTCGCCGCCTGGCAGGCGAAAAAAGCGCAGGACGATAACGACGAGGCGCATCTGGCGCGGCTGCGGGATGTGGGCGCCTCGCCTGAAGAGTTAGACCATTTACGCGAGGGCATGGCGCTTGCGCACGAGCTGGAAGATGAACAGCAGCAGGCAGTAGACGCGGTGGCGCGCGGCGATAACGAACGGGCCATGCAGCTGCTGTTTGGCGTGGGCTATGAACATGAACTCGACAAGATGGATTTTCAGTTCGCGCATTTTCGAAGCCTCCTTGACCAGCGCACCAGCGCCGCTATCCAGCAGGCGACCGACGCCTCGATGCGGCTGCGCACGCTCTCTGAAATCATGGTGGGGCTGACCGCGCTGCTGTTTCTCTTTGTGCTTGGGTTTATTCTCAAGCGCCGCATTCTGCAACCGGTGGTGAAGCTGAGCGATGTGGTCAACCGGCTGGCGACACAGGATTACGACGTGGAAGCCCCGCTGTTGCAGCAGGTGGATGAAATCGGCGATATGGCGCAGGCGATTCATATCTTTCGTGAAAACGGTCTGGCGCGCCAGCGGCTGGAACAGGAGCGCGACGCCGACTGGGCCATCCGGCGGCTGCTTTCACGGATGACCCAGCGGTTGCAGGGGAGCGAATCGCGTCACGATATTATCGAGCTGACGCGGCTGTTTGCCCCGCAAATCGCGCCGGGGCTGGCAGGGCGTTTATATGTGCTTGATAGCCGCGATAATCTCATGACCTGCGTCGCGCGCTGGCTTGACGTCTCCGGCGGCGACACGGCGTTTACGCCTGACGAATGCTGGGCGCTGCGCCGCGGGCAGATGCACAGCCCAGGCCGTGACCTGGTGGATATCCCCTGCAAACATCTGTCGGCTTTCGCCGCGACGAAGGCTATCTGCGTGCCGCTGATAGCCCAGAATGAAACCATCGGGTTGCTGTCGTTTGAGAAAATCAACGAGGACAGAGAGCCGCCCTATGTCTATCTGGAACTGATGGCCGAGACGCTGGCGCTGGCGCTGGCGAACCAGAAGCTTCGCGACGAACTTATTGAAAAAGCGATGTACGACCCGCTGACCGGCATGCGCAACCGCTATCACCTGGAAGAAGCGCTGCACGCCTGTATCAGCCAGGCGGAGGCGTCCGGCGCGCCGGTGAGCTGTCTGATGATAGATATCGACTATTTCAAAACGCTTAATGACCAGTATGGCCACGACGCGGGCGATGCGGCCCTCAAAGAGATAGCCCGCGCGATGCGGGCCACGCTTAGCGACACGGCGCAGGCGTTTCGCTACGGCGGCGAAGAGTTTCTGGTGTTGCTGCCCGGCATGGCGGAGACCCAGGCGCATGCGCTGGCGACGCGCATTTTGCACCAGGTTAGCGGGCTGTCGCTGCGCTATAACAGCCAGGAGATTGGCCCGGTCTCGGTGTCGATCGGTCTCGCCACCTGGCCCGATCACGCGCGCCGCGAGAACCTGGTGAAAAATGCCGATATCGCGCTTTATCTCGCCAAAGAGATGGGGCGCTCGCGCATTGTGGTGGCGAACCGGCTGAAACCGACCGCCTGA
- the tsr gene encoding methyl-accepting chemotaxis protein encodes MLNRIKVVTSLLFVLALFGLLQMASGGLFFNAIKSDKENFTVLQTIRQQQSTLNGSWVALIQTRNTLNRAGIRHMMDASNIGSGATVQELMQIASTSLKQAEKHWADYEALPRDPRQSEEYAQEIKRNYDIYHGALAELIQLLGAGKINEFFDQPTQKYQDGFEKAYTDYMAQNDRLYAIAVEDSNSSYSMAIWILVGVLAAVLAVIVSVWFGIQNTLITPLNRLIDSIRHIASGDLARRIEVDGTNEMGQLAASIKHMQGELVRTVGDVRKGADAIYSGASEISAGNNDLSSRTEEQAASLEETAASMEELTATVKQNAENARQASQLALSASETAQKGGKVVDNVVQTMRDIAGSSQKIADITSVIDGIAFQTNILALNAAVEAARAGEQGRGFAVVAGEVRNLAQRSAQAAKEIKGLIEDSVSKVDVGSTLVESAGETMGEIVSAVTRVTDIMGEIASASDEQSRGIDQVGLAVSEMDRVTQQNASLVEQSAAAASALEEQASRLTQSVAVFRITQDAREKPRDVSPVAASIAPVAPRKPVVAQGSDNWETF; translated from the coding sequence ATGTTAAACCGCATAAAAGTTGTAACCAGTTTGCTGTTTGTTCTGGCCCTGTTTGGCCTGCTGCAAATGGCTTCCGGTGGCCTGTTCTTTAATGCCATCAAAAGTGACAAGGAAAATTTCACCGTTCTGCAAACCATCCGTCAGCAGCAGTCCACGCTGAACGGCAGTTGGGTCGCGCTGATCCAGACCCGTAACACCCTCAACCGCGCCGGTATCCGTCATATGATGGATGCGAGCAACATTGGCAGCGGCGCAACGGTGCAGGAGCTGATGCAGATTGCCAGCACCTCACTGAAGCAGGCGGAAAAACACTGGGCGGATTACGAGGCCCTGCCGCGCGACCCGCGTCAGAGTGAGGAGTACGCTCAGGAAATTAAGCGCAACTACGACATCTATCACGGCGCGCTGGCGGAGCTTATCCAGCTGCTCGGCGCCGGGAAAATCAACGAATTCTTTGACCAGCCGACCCAGAAATATCAGGACGGTTTCGAGAAAGCCTACACCGATTACATGGCGCAGAACGACCGCCTGTACGCGATTGCCGTGGAAGACAGCAACAGCTCCTACAGCATGGCTATCTGGATCTTGGTCGGCGTGCTGGCAGCAGTACTGGCGGTGATCGTCAGCGTCTGGTTCGGTATTCAGAATACGCTTATCACTCCGCTCAATCGCCTTATCGACAGTATTCGCCACATCGCGAGCGGCGACCTGGCGCGTCGGATTGAGGTGGACGGCACCAACGAAATGGGCCAGCTGGCCGCCAGCATTAAACATATGCAGGGCGAACTGGTGCGCACCGTGGGTGACGTGCGTAAAGGCGCGGATGCGATTTACAGCGGCGCGAGCGAAATCTCTGCCGGTAACAACGATCTCTCTTCCCGTACCGAAGAGCAGGCCGCGTCTCTGGAAGAGACCGCCGCCAGCATGGAAGAGCTGACCGCGACCGTGAAACAGAACGCCGAAAACGCCCGTCAGGCGAGCCAGCTCGCGCTGAGCGCGTCGGAAACCGCCCAGAAAGGCGGCAAAGTGGTGGATAACGTGGTGCAGACGATGCGCGACATCGCCGGCAGCTCCCAGAAGATTGCGGATATCACCAGCGTTATCGACGGCATCGCGTTCCAGACCAACATCCTGGCGCTGAACGCCGCGGTAGAAGCCGCGCGTGCCGGTGAGCAGGGTCGCGGTTTCGCCGTGGTGGCAGGCGAAGTACGTAACCTGGCGCAGCGCAGCGCGCAGGCCGCGAAAGAGATCAAAGGTCTTATCGAAGATTCCGTCAGCAAAGTGGATGTGGGCTCGACGCTGGTGGAAAGCGCCGGTGAAACCATGGGCGAAATTGTCAGCGCCGTCACCCGCGTGACCGATATCATGGGCGAAATCGCCTCTGCCTCTGACGAGCAGAGCCGCGGCATCGACCAGGTGGGCCTGGCTGTTTCCGAGATGGACCGCGTGACCCAGCAGAACGCCTCGCTGGTGGAACAGTCCGCCGCCGCGGCGAGCGCGCTGGAAGAGCAGGCGAGCCGCCTGACCCAGTCTGTCGCCGTGTTCCGCATCACCCAGGACGCGCGCGAAAAGCCGCGTGACGTAAGCCCTGTCGCGGCAAGCATCGCGCCGGTCGCACCGCGCAAGCCGGTGGTGGCGCAGGGCAGCGATAACTGGGAAACGTTCTAA
- the codA gene encoding cytosine deaminase → MNIVNARLRRREGWFTIVLEGGLIKAITPQTAMQPPHEGALDAQGGLVIAPLVEPHIHLDATLTAGEPEWNMSGTLFEGIERWGQRKATITHEDTKRRAHTTIGMLRDHGIQHVRTHVDVTDPTLAALKAMLEVKEEARHLIDLQIVAFPQEGIESFPQGRALMEQAVEMGADVVGGIPHFENTREQGVSSVKFLMDLAERTGCLVDVHCDETDDAQSRFLEVLAEETRVRGMGARVTASHTVAMGSYDNAYCSKLFRLLRRAGLSFVSCPTESIHLQGRFDTWPKRRGVTRVAELDRAGMNVCFGQDSIKDPWYPLGNGNILRVLDAGLHICHMMGYEDLQRSLDFVTDNSARALNLGDNYGIGEGRPANLVVLDAPDDYEVVRRQAKARYSVRHGEVILRREPETLRYS, encoded by the coding sequence ATGAATATCGTTAATGCCCGTTTACGCCGCCGCGAAGGCTGGTTCACGATCGTGCTGGAGGGCGGGCTCATCAAGGCCATTACGCCGCAGACGGCGATGCAGCCGCCGCATGAGGGCGCACTCGATGCGCAGGGCGGGCTGGTGATTGCGCCGCTAGTGGAGCCGCATATTCATCTGGACGCCACCCTGACGGCGGGCGAGCCTGAGTGGAACATGAGCGGCACGCTGTTTGAAGGCATCGAGCGCTGGGGCCAGCGCAAAGCCACCATCACCCATGAAGACACCAAGCGCCGCGCGCACACGACCATCGGTATGCTGCGCGACCACGGCATTCAGCACGTGCGCACCCATGTGGATGTGACCGACCCGACGCTTGCCGCGCTGAAAGCGATGCTGGAAGTAAAAGAAGAGGCGCGCCATCTTATCGACTTACAAATCGTCGCGTTCCCGCAGGAGGGCATTGAATCCTTCCCGCAGGGCCGGGCGCTGATGGAGCAGGCCGTGGAGATGGGCGCGGATGTGGTGGGCGGCATTCCGCATTTTGAAAATACCCGCGAGCAGGGCGTCAGCTCGGTGAAATTCCTGATGGATCTCGCCGAGCGCACCGGTTGTCTGGTGGATGTGCATTGCGATGAGACCGACGACGCGCAGTCGCGCTTTCTCGAAGTGCTGGCGGAAGAAACCCGGGTACGCGGCATGGGCGCGCGCGTGACGGCGAGCCACACGGTGGCGATGGGCTCTTACGACAACGCGTATTGCTCAAAGCTTTTTCGCCTGCTCAGACGCGCAGGGTTAAGCTTTGTCTCCTGCCCGACCGAGAGCATTCATTTGCAGGGGCGTTTTGACACCTGGCCGAAGCGGCGCGGGGTGACGCGCGTAGCGGAGCTGGATCGCGCAGGCATGAATGTCTGCTTCGGGCAGGATTCGATTAAAGATCCGTGGTATCCGCTCGGCAACGGCAACATTCTGCGCGTGCTCGACGCCGGGCTGCATATCTGCCACATGATGGGCTATGAGGATTTACAGCGCAGCCTGGATTTTGTCACCGATAACAGCGCACGGGCGCTGAATCTTGGCGATAACTACGGCATTGGCGAAGGGCGTCCGGCGAATCTGGTGGTGCTGGACGCGCCGGATGATTACGAAGTGGTGCGCCGCCAGGCTAAAGCGCGCTACTCGGTGCGTCACGGCGAGGTTATTCTGCGCCGCGAGCCCGAGACGCTACGCTATTCCTGA